From a region of the Myroides sp. JBRI-B21084 genome:
- a CDS encoding DUF4270 domain-containing protein: MKIKSIAQFLVFSTLTFTAISCEQDFTEMGAEVIDGDQFGFEKYLVQNISTTNNETGVANTRNLPVNSLGVYTHSAFGKTKAHFVTQIEMKNNTDLTSFGNNPVLDSVYVYIPFTSTVSATDSEGNRSYNVSNLYGNGKFTLNVYENGYFLRTTDPNNNFDTQFYYENDKNLFDQNKKGLNGTNRLNNATSTSQNTEFTFNKNEIKLYAYNADGTLQQENGKPKVKERKAPGIWLDLDKNYFQQKFFANNKHKSLLNNGLLKEYFRGLYFEVEDTFNQNALAQLNLSNGKLVFVYKQDGAIDSNTNQPKRERKTYEFNIGYNDTQSAMATATTVNLLESNFDFDNNSVGNIWLKGGAKSTYATLSLFGNDSDNSGKADELENIINKKWLVNQALLTLYVDHTAMGLDTIGTPKQLYLYDYKNNKVIADYLSDASTTGKPIFGGFLNKTNKSVHKYQFRLTDHINNLITKDSTNVPLGLVVANDINLTAMNPLKATTKKTPLTAIMNPFGTIIHGPNSTNSDLKMKLEIYYTKEN; the protein is encoded by the coding sequence ATGAAAATAAAATCGATAGCGCAATTTTTAGTGTTTTCTACACTAACTTTTACAGCAATCTCGTGCGAGCAAGACTTTACCGAAATGGGTGCCGAAGTAATAGACGGCGACCAATTTGGTTTTGAAAAATACCTTGTTCAAAACATTTCAACTACAAACAATGAAACCGGTGTTGCCAACACGCGTAACTTACCAGTAAACAGTTTAGGCGTTTACACACACAGCGCTTTTGGCAAAACTAAAGCTCATTTTGTAACGCAAATTGAAATGAAAAACAATACCGATTTAACATCATTTGGCAACAACCCTGTGTTAGATTCGGTTTACGTTTACATACCCTTTACAAGCACAGTTAGCGCTACCGATTCTGAAGGAAATCGCTCTTATAATGTATCAAACCTTTACGGAAACGGAAAATTTACTCTTAACGTATATGAAAACGGTTACTTTTTAAGAACCACCGATCCTAACAATAACTTTGATACACAGTTTTATTATGAAAATGATAAAAATTTATTCGATCAAAACAAAAAAGGATTAAACGGTACCAACCGCTTAAACAACGCTACTAGCACATCGCAAAACACCGAATTTACTTTTAATAAAAACGAAATAAAATTATACGCTTACAATGCCGATGGTACGTTACAACAAGAAAACGGCAAACCAAAAGTAAAAGAACGTAAAGCACCTGGTATTTGGCTTGATTTAGACAAAAACTATTTTCAGCAAAAATTCTTTGCAAACAACAAACACAAATCATTGTTAAACAACGGTCTTTTAAAAGAGTATTTCCGTGGGTTGTATTTTGAAGTTGAAGATACTTTTAACCAAAATGCTTTGGCCCAATTAAACCTTAGCAATGGTAAATTGGTTTTTGTTTACAAACAAGACGGCGCTATAGACAGTAATACCAACCAACCAAAACGCGAACGTAAAACCTATGAATTTAACATTGGTTATAACGACACGCAATCGGCTATGGCTACCGCAACAACCGTAAATTTACTAGAAAGTAATTTTGATTTCGACAACAATTCGGTAGGTAATATTTGGTTAAAAGGTGGCGCAAAAAGCACTTATGCAACGCTTTCGCTTTTTGGAAACGACAGCGATAACAGTGGTAAAGCCGATGAATTAGAAAACATAATTAACAAAAAATGGTTAGTAAATCAAGCGTTGTTAACATTATACGTTGATCATACAGCAATGGGCTTAGACACCATTGGAACACCTAAACAATTGTATTTATACGATTATAAAAACAACAAAGTAATTGCCGATTATTTAAGCGATGCTTCTACAACTGGCAAACCTATATTTGGTGGTTTTTTAAACAAAACAAACAAATCGGTACACAAATACCAATTCCGTTTAACCGATCACATTAATAATTTAATTACAAAAGATTCTACAAACGTGCCTTTAGGTTTAGTTGTTGCAAATGACATTAATTTAACTGCAATGAATCCACTTAAAGCAACAACAAAAAAAACACCCTTAACCGCTATAATGAATCCGTTTGGTACCATTATCCACGGACCTAACAGCACCAATAGCGACTTAAAAATGAAATTGGAAATTTATTACACTAAAGAAAATTAA
- a CDS encoding glycogen/starch synthase: MKDKRILYVSSEVVPYLPENEVSQASFDTPKMINDLGGQIRIFMPRYGSINERRHQLHEVIRLSGMNLVINDMDMPLIIKVASIPKERIQVYFIDNDDYFKRKGTFGDEADLLYEDNDERAIFFVKGVVETIKKLNWVPDVIHVQGWMASLLPLYMKKYYNNENIFADTKIITSIFASGFNGILSKNMFEKVAFDEFDQNDIDALKDATYENIMKNAIDHSDGIVISSENITEDLTNYIQSSNKPFLPFNAKEKMKDFYPEFYLQKV, translated from the coding sequence ATGAAAGATAAGAGGATATTATATGTATCATCTGAAGTAGTGCCTTATTTACCTGAAAATGAAGTTTCACAAGCTTCATTCGACACTCCAAAAATGATTAATGACTTAGGCGGGCAAATCCGTATTTTTATGCCAAGATACGGTAGCATCAATGAAAGAAGACATCAATTACATGAAGTGATTAGGCTTTCGGGAATGAATTTGGTGATTAATGACATGGATATGCCTTTAATTATTAAAGTTGCTTCGATACCAAAAGAACGCATTCAAGTTTATTTTATAGATAACGACGACTACTTTAAGCGAAAAGGAACATTTGGCGATGAAGCTGATTTACTGTATGAAGATAACGACGAACGTGCTATTTTCTTTGTAAAAGGTGTGGTTGAAACTATTAAAAAATTAAATTGGGTACCCGATGTAATCCACGTACAAGGTTGGATGGCTTCGTTATTACCCCTTTACATGAAAAAATACTATAACAACGAAAATATTTTTGCTGATACTAAAATCATCACTTCAATATTTGCGTCGGGTTTTAATGGTATTTTATCTAAAAACATGTTTGAAAAAGTAGCTTTTGATGAATTTGACCAAAACGATATCGATGCACTTAAAGATGCTACTTACGAAAATATAATGAAAAATGCCATTGACCATTCAGACGGCATTGTGATTTCTTCTGAAAACATTACCGAAGATTTAACAAATTATATACAAAGTTCAAATAAACCTTTCTTACCTTTCAACGCAAAAGAAAAAATGAAGGATTTTTATCCAGAATTCTATCTACAAAAGGTTTAA
- the panC gene encoding pantoate--beta-alanine ligase translates to MMVFYTQSQLKQYLQPLKAAKKSIGFVPTMGALHNGHLSLLHQALAENDVAVLSIFVNPTQFNNAEDLEKYPRTLNRDVDLVKELSEQIVVYAPSVDDIYEGNTVATNFDYDGLDNEMEGANRPGHFNGVGTIVKKLFEIVQPNRAYFGEKDFQQLQIIRKMVAKSNMDIVIVGCPIFREASGLAMSSRNERLSTKGKEQAALIYKTLTQAQTVFNDKDVKDAEAFVKKTFESQPDFTLEYFIIAEVESLKTIAFKKPNTKYRAFIVVHLEGVRLIDTIELN, encoded by the coding sequence ATGATGGTATTTTATACACAAAGCCAGTTAAAACAGTACTTACAGCCGTTAAAAGCTGCTAAGAAAAGTATTGGTTTTGTACCCACAATGGGCGCTTTACATAACGGACATTTGTCGTTATTACACCAAGCATTAGCCGAAAACGATGTAGCGGTGTTAAGTATTTTTGTAAATCCTACACAATTTAATAATGCCGAAGATTTAGAAAAATATCCGCGTACTTTAAATCGAGATGTTGATCTTGTAAAAGAATTATCGGAACAAATTGTGGTTTACGCTCCTAGTGTTGACGATATTTATGAAGGAAATACTGTTGCTACTAATTTTGACTATGACGGCCTTGATAACGAAATGGAAGGAGCTAACCGCCCTGGGCATTTTAACGGCGTAGGTACCATTGTTAAGAAGTTATTTGAAATTGTGCAGCCTAACCGTGCTTATTTTGGAGAAAAGGATTTTCAGCAATTACAAATTATTCGAAAAATGGTTGCTAAAAGCAATATGGATATTGTTATTGTTGGTTGCCCTATTTTTCGCGAAGCAAGTGGGTTGGCTATGAGTTCGCGCAATGAACGTTTATCAACAAAAGGCAAAGAACAAGCTGCTTTAATTTATAAAACACTTACCCAAGCACAAACTGTTTTTAATGATAAAGATGTTAAAGATGCCGAAGCTTTTGTTAAAAAAACCTTTGAGAGTCAACCTGATTTTACACTGGAATATTTTATAATTGCCGAAGTAGAATCGTTAAAAACAATTGCTTTTAAAAAGCCAAACACCAAATACCGCGCTTTTATTGTGGTTCATTTAGAAGGCGTAAGGTTAATTGATACTATTGAATTAAATTAA
- the panD gene encoding aspartate 1-decarboxylase gives MQIEVLKSKIHRVKVTGADLNYIGSITIDIALMEAANIIEGEKVAIVNINNGERFETYAIPGPRNSGEITLNGPAARRVQKDDIIIVIAYALMPFEDAKTFKPWVIFPNEENNSLK, from the coding sequence ATGCAAATAGAAGTTTTAAAATCTAAAATCCACCGTGTTAAAGTAACAGGTGCCGATTTGAATTATATTGGCAGCATTACAATTGATATTGCTTTAATGGAAGCCGCTAATATTATTGAGGGTGAAAAAGTGGCCATTGTAAACATAAACAACGGCGAACGTTTTGAAACCTATGCAATTCCTGGGCCGCGCAACAGTGGTGAAATTACCTTAAATGGTCCTGCTGCACGCCGCGTACAGAAAGACGACATTATTATTGTAATTGCTTACGCCTTAATGCCTTTTGAAGATGCTAAAACGTTTAAACCATGGGTTATTTTTCCAAACGAAGAAAATAATTCTTTAAAATAA
- a CDS encoding lysylphosphatidylglycerol synthase transmembrane domain-containing protein, whose translation MVVYAYKQFTPAQITEMKSYFASANYYYVFLSLIFMKISHASRAYRWKYSLQYLGYQSGFWNNFMAISVGYLLNLTIPRSGELSRAAVLQKYNNIPFDKGFGTIIAERIIDLVCLLLFVTITLVLQYKQLIQFFSEQIPLKQLVVFLGVAAIAGVVGLYLLYTSTLRFFVFIRNKIAGLVEGVLSIFKMPNRVPFLLHTVLIWVGFVLTFYFGTKALPATSTLTLGVTMVAFVVGSLTISFTNGGFGAFPLLIAKILGLYGVSLTAGTAFGWILWTTQTVLVIVLGGLSFLLLPIVNKEK comes from the coding sequence TTGGTTGTTTACGCATATAAACAATTTACCCCAGCACAAATCACCGAAATGAAAAGTTATTTTGCATCGGCAAATTACTATTACGTTTTTCTTTCGTTGATTTTTATGAAAATTAGTCACGCTTCACGCGCATATCGTTGGAAATACAGTTTGCAATATTTAGGCTATCAATCGGGGTTTTGGAATAATTTTATGGCTATTTCGGTAGGATATTTGCTAAATCTAACCATTCCTCGTTCGGGCGAATTATCACGTGCAGCTGTACTTCAAAAATACAACAACATTCCTTTTGATAAAGGTTTTGGTACCATAATTGCCGAGCGTATTATTGATTTGGTTTGCCTGTTGCTTTTTGTAACCATTACTTTAGTGCTGCAATACAAACAGCTTATTCAGTTTTTTTCTGAACAAATTCCACTGAAACAATTAGTTGTTTTTTTAGGCGTTGCTGCAATTGCAGGTGTTGTAGGTTTGTATTTATTGTACACATCAACTTTGCGTTTTTTTGTTTTTATTCGAAATAAAATTGCCGGATTGGTAGAAGGTGTTTTAAGTATATTTAAAATGCCAAACCGCGTGCCTTTTCTTTTACATACCGTACTTATTTGGGTGGGTTTTGTACTTACTTTTTACTTTGGCACTAAAGCTTTGCCAGCAACAAGTACCCTAACGCTTGGCGTAACCATGGTTGCTTTTGTGGTAGGTAGTTTAACCATAAGTTTTACAAATGGCGGTTTTGGCGCTTTTCCTTTATTAATTGCTAAAATTTTAGGACTTTACGGAGTTTCATTAACTGCAGGTACAGCTTTTGGGTGGATTTTATGGACCACACAAACCGTTTTGGTTATTGTTTTAGGCGGTTTGTCGTTTTTATTATTACCCATTGTGAATAAAGAAAAATAA
- a CDS encoding type II toxin-antitoxin system RelE/ParE family toxin: MNVFLSKSAEETLLKLTTYLLENWGLKAKNDFINKLTSKINQIAQQPQSCPQSTSFENLFKCVVTKQTTLYYRINHSLNQI, encoded by the coding sequence ATGAACGTTTTTTTATCAAAATCTGCTGAAGAAACACTTTTAAAACTTACAACGTATTTGCTTGAAAACTGGGGGTTAAAAGCAAAAAACGATTTTATAAATAAACTAACTAGCAAAATAAACCAAATAGCACAACAGCCACAAAGTTGCCCACAATCAACATCTTTTGAAAATCTTTTTAAATGCGTAGTTACCAAACAAACTACTTTGTATTACAGAATTAACCATAGCTTAAACCAAATTTAA
- a CDS encoding helix-turn-helix domain-containing protein: MNTIIGKKLQALRKERGFSQEQVADKLHISQSAYARIESGESHSWASHILKICETYEITPEELVSSENIVINNHQQGGGGYIQINQLSEKLIQQYEERIKEKDLIIKELRNRLA, from the coding sequence ATGAATACTATAATTGGCAAAAAATTACAAGCCCTGCGTAAAGAACGCGGTTTTTCGCAAGAACAAGTAGCCGATAAATTGCACATATCGCAATCGGCTTACGCACGTATAGAAAGTGGCGAAAGCCATTCGTGGGCAAGCCATATTTTAAAAATTTGCGAAACGTATGAAATTACTCCAGAAGAATTAGTAAGTAGCGAAAATATTGTAATTAACAACCACCAACAAGGCGGTGGTGGTTATATACAAATTAATCAACTATCCGAAAAATTAATACAACAATACGAAGAGCGTATTAAGGAAAAAGATTTAATTATTAAAGAATTAAGAAATAGGTTAGCTTAA
- a CDS encoding DUF6705 family protein — MKKYILILCSLFTLSSFAQFTTVDMFNTPGDMGFSENGYYYKDVTGYFNQFIGTWQYQNGTTTYILKLEKRTFTENVTHLNKTYQYDELIGALRVIKNGVILYNDWNTLNQNYPNAVDYNIFSIVRAENFNDCYMCTYPNQRLYLSYSEPNNDNYAYANLGMLMHTYIDNGVTKLRLNFRSDQINPSAFVKTSDMESMPNKTTLFMDFGTFDFVKIP, encoded by the coding sequence ATGAAAAAATATATATTAATACTGTGCAGTTTATTTACCTTAAGCAGCTTTGCACAATTTACAACTGTAGATATGTTTAATACACCAGGAGATATGGGGTTTAGTGAAAACGGATATTATTATAAAGATGTAACAGGGTACTTTAACCAGTTTATAGGTACCTGGCAATACCAGAATGGCACCACTACCTATATTTTGAAGCTTGAAAAACGTACTTTTACAGAGAATGTAACACACCTAAATAAAACGTATCAATATGATGAATTAATTGGTGCTTTAAGGGTTATTAAAAATGGAGTGATATTGTACAACGATTGGAACACATTAAACCAAAATTATCCTAATGCAGTTGATTATAACATTTTCTCAATAGTAAGAGCAGAAAATTTTAATGATTGTTATATGTGTACCTACCCAAATCAGCGTTTATACTTATCATACTCTGAACCAAATAACGATAATTATGCTTATGCTAATTTAGGAATGTTGATGCATACTTATATAGATAATGGTGTAACAAAACTGCGTTTAAATTTCCGTTCAGATCAAATAAACCCTAGTGCATTTGTAAAAACCAGTGATATGGAATCTATGCCTAATAAAACAACATTATTTATGGATTTTGGTACATTTGATTTTGTTAAAATACCTTAA
- the radA gene encoding DNA repair protein RadA, which produces MAKVKTAFFCSSCGTQYPKWMGQCTACKQWNTIVEEVIQKEEKVAWQTKSSAGTKRAAKPLLINEIDSAQEIRLNTLDYELNRVLGGGIVPGSMILLGGEPGIGKSTLLLQLSLKLPYKVLYVSGEESQKQIKMRAERINPNNNSCYILTETNTQQIFKQVEEIEPDVLIIDSIQTLHTDYIEASAGSISQIKETTAELIKFAKETATPVILIGHITKDGNIAGPKILEHMVDTVLQFEGDRNHVYRILRALKNRFGSTAELGIYEMLGAGLREVSNPSEILLSNREEELSGTAIASTIEGMRPLMIEIQALVSTAVYGTPQRSATGYNLKRLNMLLAVLEKRAGFRLGMKDVFLNITGGITVDDPAIDLAVVAAILSSNEDDAISKDICFAGEVGLSGEIRPVNRVDQRIQEAEKLGFAKIFVSKYNKITYSSNNIQVVLVSKIEELVRALF; this is translated from the coding sequence ATGGCAAAAGTAAAAACCGCATTTTTCTGTTCGTCTTGTGGTACGCAATATCCTAAATGGATGGGGCAATGCACCGCTTGTAAACAATGGAACACTATTGTTGAAGAAGTAATTCAAAAAGAAGAAAAAGTAGCGTGGCAAACCAAATCATCGGCAGGTACAAAACGTGCTGCAAAGCCTTTGTTAATTAACGAAATTGACAGCGCACAAGAGATTCGTTTAAATACGTTAGATTACGAATTAAACCGAGTTTTAGGCGGCGGCATTGTTCCTGGTTCCATGATTCTTTTAGGTGGCGAACCTGGTATTGGTAAAAGTACGTTGCTATTGCAATTGTCGTTAAAATTGCCATACAAAGTGCTGTATGTTTCGGGCGAGGAAAGCCAGAAACAAATAAAAATGCGTGCCGAACGCATTAATCCCAACAACAATTCGTGTTATATTTTAACCGAAACCAACACCCAACAAATTTTTAAACAGGTGGAAGAAATTGAACCCGATGTGTTAATTATCGATTCTATTCAAACTTTACATACCGATTATATCGAGGCTTCGGCAGGAAGCATCTCTCAAATAAAAGAAACTACGGCCGAGTTGATTAAGTTCGCTAAAGAAACCGCTACACCTGTTATTTTAATTGGTCATATCACAAAAGATGGCAACATTGCGGGTCCTAAAATTTTAGAACACATGGTGGATACCGTACTGCAGTTTGAAGGCGATCGCAACCATGTGTACCGTATTCTTCGTGCCTTAAAAAACCGTTTTGGGTCTACAGCCGAATTGGGAATTTACGAAATGTTAGGGGCGGGTTTACGTGAAGTTTCCAATCCGTCTGAAATTTTACTATCAAATAGAGAAGAAGAGTTATCGGGTACCGCAATTGCATCAACCATAGAAGGCATGCGTCCGTTGATGATTGAAATTCAAGCATTGGTAAGTACAGCAGTTTACGGAACACCCCAACGCAGCGCCACAGGTTACAACTTAAAACGCTTGAATATGCTTTTGGCAGTGTTAGAGAAGCGTGCCGGTTTCCGTTTGGGAATGAAAGATGTTTTTTTAAACATAACTGGCGGTATTACGGTTGATGATCCAGCTATTGATTTGGCGGTGGTTGCGGCTATTTTGTCTTCAAACGAAGACGATGCCATTTCAAAAGATATTTGTTTTGCGGGCGAAGTAGGTTTATCGGGAGAAATTCGTCCGGTAAATAGGGTAGACCAACGCATACAAGAAGCCGAAAAATTAGGTTTTGCTAAAATATTTGTATCTAAATACAATAAAATCACTTATTCATCAAATAATATCCAGGTTGTTTTGGTTTCTAAAATTGAAGAATTGGTGCGGGCGTTGTTTTAA
- a CDS encoding DUF4139 domain-containing protein yields MKNILIPAAIVFSITANAQKPVFTQAQIQSARVYNNAAELKHKASAQIPSGTSEIVITNVANYLNESTVQIGVPKNVTVMSVQFTNAYVEEYDNNQDSPLIKPVKDEIVKKEADLKTLQNQLTAERKSVELLDKNQSMGSAQNFSVVELTKLLDFYKTKRNELSNSINKLENQEKILVDEIKILKGKLTFKETTTEKTSQGKLVLNVMSTTAGTIPLEISYLTNQATWQPSYEMRIDKINAPIQMLYKAQVQQNTGVDWKNVKLSLTSGPANQNTFAPQLQPWFLDYYYPRAYQNEAALEEVVVDTYRTTSKSVESRPNASPIQTLQGQVPGLNIASGSGQPAMGTSTMDDFTQVNENQLNITFDIDIPYTILSNGKQHSVALKDTQLPATYSYITTPKLDTNAYLIAKVKNYGDYNILPGEANVVFEDMYVGKTYVNANANEDDLRLSLGKDQNISVTRTLINDKSGTKTLSSRKVQDFVYEISIRNNKKENMSIVIEDQVPISSNTDIEITLTDKGNAEHNAEKGKLTWEINLKPNETKKIRFAYQVKSAKDKNLLL; encoded by the coding sequence ATGAAAAACATTCTAATTCCTGCAGCAATTGTTTTTAGCATTACAGCAAACGCACAAAAACCTGTTTTTACACAAGCGCAAATACAATCGGCACGTGTGTACAATAATGCAGCTGAACTAAAACACAAGGCATCGGCACAAATTCCTTCGGGTACATCGGAAATTGTAATTACCAACGTAGCAAATTATTTAAACGAAAGTACGGTGCAAATAGGGGTGCCTAAAAACGTAACGGTAATGTCGGTTCAATTTACAAATGCGTATGTGGAAGAGTACGATAACAACCAAGATTCGCCTTTAATTAAACCCGTAAAAGACGAAATTGTTAAGAAAGAAGCCGACTTAAAAACCCTGCAAAACCAATTAACTGCCGAACGTAAAAGTGTTGAATTGCTTGATAAAAATCAATCAATGGGCAGCGCGCAAAATTTTTCGGTGGTTGAACTAACTAAACTTTTAGACTTTTACAAAACCAAACGCAACGAACTTTCAAATTCAATCAATAAATTAGAAAATCAAGAAAAAATACTTGTTGATGAAATTAAAATCCTAAAAGGCAAATTAACTTTTAAGGAAACCACTACCGAAAAAACCAGTCAAGGCAAGCTTGTTTTAAATGTAATGAGTACTACGGCAGGTACCATTCCTTTAGAAATATCGTACCTTACCAACCAAGCAACATGGCAGCCAAGCTATGAAATGCGAATTGATAAAATTAATGCACCTATACAAATGTTGTACAAAGCACAAGTGCAGCAAAATACAGGTGTTGATTGGAAAAACGTAAAGCTATCGTTAACAAGTGGGCCTGCTAACCAAAATACGTTTGCTCCCCAACTACAACCTTGGTTTTTAGATTATTATTATCCACGTGCGTATCAAAACGAAGCTGCGTTGGAAGAAGTTGTTGTAGATACTTATAGAACAACTAGTAAATCAGTAGAGAGTAGACCAAACGCAAGTCCAATACAAACTTTACAAGGACAAGTGCCTGGTTTAAATATAGCTTCAGGAAGTGGACAACCAGCAATGGGAACTTCAACAATGGATGATTTTACCCAAGTAAACGAAAATCAATTAAATATTACGTTTGATATTGATATACCGTACACCATTTTAAGCAACGGCAAGCAACACAGCGTGGCTTTAAAAGATACCCAATTACCTGCTACTTACAGTTATATTACTACTCCAAAATTAGATACCAACGCGTATTTAATTGCTAAAGTGAAAAACTATGGCGACTACAACATTTTACCTGGTGAAGCCAATGTGGTATTTGAAGATATGTATGTAGGGAAAACCTATGTAAACGCTAATGCAAACGAAGATGATTTGCGATTAAGTTTAGGTAAAGATCAAAACATATCGGTTACACGAACTTTGATAAACGATAAATCGGGTACTAAAACATTATCGTCGCGCAAGGTGCAAGATTTTGTGTACGAAATTTCAATCCGCAATAATAAAAAAGAAAATATGAGTATTGTAATTGAAGACCAAGTGCCTATTAGCAGCAATACCGATATTGAGATTACCCTTACCGATAAAGGCAATGCAGAACACAATGCCGAAAAAGGCAAATTAACTTGGGAAATAAATTTAAAACCTAACGAAACCAAAAAAATACGTTTTGCATATCAAGTAAAATCGGCAAAAGACAAAAATTTATTGCTGTAA